Proteins from one Cicer arietinum cultivar CDC Frontier isolate Library 1 chromosome 3, Cicar.CDCFrontier_v2.0, whole genome shotgun sequence genomic window:
- the LOC101502324 gene encoding endoribonuclease Dicer homolog 1, with protein MMTEDANANANANANANANANASSPSYWLDACEDISCDFIDFDLSSIDHSPDNNNNNNNNHDFFGGIDRILDSFKNGAGLPLHTSSHPNTNLSNPTIQQHHALLNNTNTNTNTLHHHDHPKRPRLSPFNNNQNPFYATLNHQPNKDASFNNRKKRPRDHSDTDIDRKTRRDVREQRGYWERDKSSASNHLVFRLGTWEPDPIRQHKIHNHIKQEDEHNHNTSHDKPKEKVPEEKARQYQLDVLHQAKTRNTIAFLETGAGKTLIAVLLIKSIQETLHKQNKKMLAVFLVPKVPLVYQQAEVIRERTGYQVGHYCGEMGQDFWDARRWQREFDTKHVLVMTAQILLNILRHSIIKMEAINLLILDECHHAVKKHPYSLVMSEFYHTTPKEKRPSVFGMTASPVNLKGVSSQVDCAIKIRNLESKLDSIVCTIKDRKELEKHVPMPSEIVVEYDKAASLCYLHEQIKQMETEVEEAAKSSSRRSKWQFMGARDAGSKEELRQVYGVSERTESDGAANLIQKLRAINYALGELGQWCAYKVAQSFLAALQNDERANYQLDVKFQESYLSKVVSLLKCQLSEGAVSEKNVGVDDSENGAAHSGSDEHEEIEEGELPDSHVVSGGEHVDVIIGAAVADGKVTPKVQALIKILLKYQNTDDFRAIIFVERVVSALVLPKVFTELPSLSFVKCASLIGHNNSQEMRTHQMHDTIAKFRDGRVTLLVATSVAEEGLDIRQCNVVIRFDLAKTVLAYIQSRGRARKPGSDYILMVERGNLSHEAFLRNARNSEETLRREAIERTDLSHLKDTSRLISVDTHPETIYQVKSTGAVVSLNSAVGLVHFYCSQLPSDRYSILRPEFIMEKHEKSGVSTEYSCKLQLPCNAPFENLEGPICSSMRLAQQAVCLAACKKLHEMGAFTDMLLPDKGSGGEREKAEQNDEGDAVPGTARHREFYPEGVADILKGEWIVSGKDACNDSKLFHLYMYTIKCENLGHSKDPFLNQISDFAVLFGNELDAEVLSMSMDLFIARTVTTKASLVFRGSIDITESQLSSLKSFHVRLMSIVLDVDVEPSTTPWDPAKAYLFAPMVGDKSLDPMNQIDWHLVETIIGADAWKNPLQKARPDVYLGTNERTLGGDRREYGFGKLRHGLAFGQKSHPTYGIRGAVAQFDVVKASGLVPHRDSMQTQKPINMTTAKGKLMMADTCTSAEDLVGRIVTAAHSGKRFYVDSIRYEMSAENSFPRKEGYLGPLEYSSYADYYKQKYGVDLVYKQQPLIRGRGVSYCKNLLSPRFEHSEAHEGESEETHDKTYYVFLPPELCLVHPLPGSLIRGAQRLPSIMRRVESMLLAVQLKNMINYPVQSLKILEALTAASCQETFCYERAELLGDAYLKWVVSRFLFLKYPQKHEGQLTRMRQQMVSNMVLYQYALSKGLQSYILADRFAPSRWAAPGVLPVFDEDTKDGESSLFEQEQSISKTERMDNTDVFEDEMEDGELESDSSSYRVLSSKTLADVVEALIGVYYVEGGKNAANHLMKWIGIHIEIDPDEMECTRKPSDVPDSILRSVDFDALEGALNIRFKDKGLLIESITHASRPSSGVSCYQRLEFVGDAVLDHLITRHLFFSYTDLPPGRLTDLRAAAVNNENFARVAVKHNLHMHLRHGSSALEKQIKEFVKEVQNELSKPGFNSFGLGDCKAPKVLGDIVESIAGAIFLDSGRNTAVVWKVFQPLLHPMVTPETLPMHPVRELQERCQQQAEGLEYRASRVGNLATVEVFIDGVQVGAAQNPQKKMAQKLAARNALAALKEKEVEKIQEKNDENETKNGNQTFTRQTLNDICLRRNWPMPFYRCVSEGGPAHAKRFTFAVRVNTTDKGWTDECIGEPMPSVKKAKDSAAVLLLELINKLYS; from the exons ATGATGACGGAGGATGCGAATGCGAACGCGAATGCGAATGCTAATGCTAATGCTAATGCTAATGCTTCCTCCCCCTCTTACTGGCTCGATGCTTGCGAAGACATCTCTTGCGATTTCATTGATTTTGATCTTTCTTCAATTGACCACTCACCcgataataacaataataataataataatcatgacTTTTTTGGTGGAATTGATCGAATCTTAGACAGCTTCAAGAACGGTGCTGGCCTCCCTCTTCACACTTCCTCTCATCCTAACACTAACCTCTCAAATCCTACTATTCAACAACACCATGCTTTGCTCAACAACACTAACACTAACACTAACACACTTCATCATCATGATCATCCCAAAAGGCCTCGCCTTTCCCCATTCAACAATAATCAAAACCCTTTCTATGCTACACTCAATCATCAACCCAACAAGGACGCCTCTTTCAATAACAGGAAGAAGAGGCCAAGAGATCATTCTGATACTGACATTGATAGGAAAACTAGGAGAGATGTTAGAGAACAAAGAGGTTACTGGGAGAGGGATAAGTCCTCTGCTTCCAATCACTTAGTCTTTCGATTGGGTACTTGGGAACCTGATCCTATTCGCCAACACAAAATCCACAATCACATCAAACAGGAGGACGAACACAATCATAACACTTCTCATGATAAGCCTAAGGAAAAGGTTCCTGAGGAAAAAGCCAGACAGTATCAGTTGGATGTTCTTCACCAGGCCAAGACCAGAAATACCATAGCTTTTCTTGAAACCGGAGCTGGAAAAACCCTCATCGCAGTTCTTCTCATTAAATCTATACAGGAGACTTTACATAAGCAGAATAAGAAAATGCTTGCAGTGTTTTTGGTTCCAAAAGTTCCACTTGTTTACCAG CAAGCTGAAGTCATCCGTGAGCGGACTGGATATCAAGTGGGGCACTATTGTGGAGAAATGGGGCAGGATTTCTGGGATGCTCGAAGATGGCAGCGTGAATTTGACACTAAGCAT GTTTTAGTCATGACTGCTCAAATACTTTTGAACATTTTGAGGCATAGCATAATAAAAATGGAAGCAATCAATCTTCTGATTCTGGACGAGTGCCATCATGCTGTGAAGAAACACCCTTATTCGCTGGTGATGTCTGAGTTCTACCATACAACACCCAAAGAAAAGAGGCCATCCGTATTTGGAATGACTGCTTCTCCTGTTAATTTGAAGG GTGTATCCAGCCAAGTAGATTGTGCAATAAAAATTCGTAATCTTGAAAGTAAGCTAGATTCAATAGTTTGTACCATTAAAGATCGTAAAGAGCTGGAGAAACATGTGCCCATGCCCTCTGAGATTGTGGTGGAGTATGATAAAGCGGCCAGTCTATGTTATTTACATGAGCAGATAAAGCAGATGGAGACTGAAGTTGAGGAAGCTGCAAAATCTAGTTCAAGAAGAAGCAAATGGCAGTTTATGGGAGCTAGAGATGCTGGATCTAAGGAAGAGCTGCGCCAAGTATATGGTGTTTCTGAAAGAACAGAAAGTGATGGAGCTGCAAACCTAATTCAGAAGTTGAGAGCTATTAATTATGCACTCGGTGAACTGGGACAGTGGTGTGCATATAAG GTTGCACAATCTTTTCTTGCAGCTCTGCAAAATGATGAAAGGGCAAACTACCAACTTGATGTCAAGTTTCAGGAATCTTATCTGAGCAAAGTTGTATCTCTTTTGAAATGTCAACTGTCAGAGGGTGCCGTTTCTGAGAAAAATGTTGGAGTTGATGACTCAGAGAATGGCGCGGCTCACAGTGGGTCTGACGAACACGAAGAGATTGAAGAAGGAGAGCTTCCGGATAGTCACG TCGTCTCTGGTGGGGAGCACGTGGATGTCATAATAGGTGCTGCTGTGGCTGATGGCAAGGTGACCCCTAAGGTGCAGGCTTTAATCAAGATACTCCTCAAGTATCAGAACACAGACGACTTCCGTGCAATCATCTTTGTTGAGCGTGTTGTCTCTGCATTAGTTCTACCCAAG GTTTTTACTGAGCTTCCATCGCTTAGTTTTGTGAAGTGTGCAAGCTTGATTGGTCACAACAATAGTCAGGAAATGCGGACCCACCAAATGCACGATACAATTGCAAAGTTCCGTGATGGGCGC GTTACGTTGTTAGTCGCCACAAGTGTTGCTGAGGAAGGACTTGATATCCGACAATGTAATGTTGTTATTCGCTTTGATCTTGCAAAGACTGTTCTGGCATACATTCAGTCTAGGGGACGTGCTAGAAAGCCTGGGTCTGATTACATCCTAATGGTTGAGAG GGGAAATTTATCCCATGAAGCATTCCTAAGGAATGCCAGGAATAGTGAGGAAACTTTGCGGAGAGAAGCAATAGAGAGAACTGACCTTAGTCATCTGAAAGACACTTCAAGGTTGATTTCTGTAGATACCCATCCAGAAACAATTTATCAGGTGAAATCTACTGGTGCAGTAGTTAGCTTAAATTCTGCTGTAGGTCTTGTTCACTTCTACTGCTCTCAGCTACCTAGTGACAG ATATTCGATTCTTCGTCCGGAGTTTATTATGGAGAAGCATGAAAAATCTGGAGTTTCCACTGAATATTCATGCAAGCTTCAACTGCCGTGTAATGCGCCATTTGAAAACCTGGAGGGTCCTATCTGCAGTTCAATGCGCTTGGCACAACAG GCCGTTTGTCTAGCTGCTTGCAAAAAATTGCACGAGATGGGAGCATTCACTGATATGCTATTGCCTGATAAAGGAAGTGGGGGGGAAAGAGAAAAGGCTGAACAAAATGATGAAGGGGATGCAGTTCCAGGGACTGCTAGACATAGGGAGTTCTATCCTGAAGGTGTGGCCGACATACTGAAG GGAGAATGGATTGTATCTGGAAAAGATGCTTGCAACGACTCCAAGTTGTTTCATCTTTATATGTATACCATAAAGTGCGAAAATTTAGGCCATTCAAAGGATCCATTCTTGAATCAGATTTCAGATTTTGCCGTACTTTTTGGCAATGAGCTGGATGCAGAG GTGTTATCGATGTCGATGGATCTATTTATCGCTCGAACCGTGACTACAAAGGCATCTCTTGTCTTTAGAGGGTCAATAGATATAACTGAGAGTCAG TTGTCTTCCCTGAAAAGCTTTCATGTAAGATTAATGAGCATTGTCTTGGATGTGGATGTTGAACCATCTACCACTCCTTGGGATCCTGCAAAAGCATATTTGTTTGCCCCAATGGTTGGCGATAAGTCTTTAGATCCTATGAACCAAATTGACTGGCATCTGGTTGAGACAATAATTGGAGCCGATGCATGGAAAAATCCCCTCCAGAAGGCTCGACCAGATGTTTACCTTGGTACTAATGAGAGAACTTTAGGTGGCGATAGAAGGGAGTATGGATTTGGGAAATTGCGTCATGGCTTGGCTTTTGGGCAAAAATCACATCCAACCTATGGAATCAGAGGAGCGGTGGCCCAGTTTGATGTGGTGAAAGCTTCAGGATTGGTTCCTCACAGAGATTCCATGCAAACACAAAAGCCTATCAACATGACTACTGCCAAAGGAAAACTGATGATGGCAGATACCTGTACTAGTGCAGAGGATCTGGTAGGGAGAATTGTAACTGCTGCTCATTCAGGGAAGAGGTTTTATGTTGATTCAATACGCTATGAAATGTCAGCAGAGAACTCTT TCCCTAGGAAAGAAGGTTATCTTGGTCCTCTGGAGTACAGTTCTTATGCTGATTACTACAAGCAAAA ATATGGTGTTGATTTAGTTTACAAGCAGCAACCTCTTATAAGAGGGCGTGGTGTATCATACTGCAAGAATCTATTGTCCCCTCGATTTGAACACAGCGAAG CACATGAAGGTGAATCTGAAGAGACTCATGACAAAACTTACTATGTTTTCCTTCCTCCTGAGCTATGCCTAGTACACCCACTGCCTGGATCACTCATTCGTGGTGCTCAAAGGCTGCCTTCAATAATGAGGAGGGTTGAAAGCATGCTTCTTGCTGTTCAGCTTAAGAATATGATAAACTATCCTGTTCAGTCTTTAAAG ATCTTGGAGGCCTTGACCGCTGCCTCTTGCCAGGAGACATTCTGCTATGAGAGGGCAGAGCTTCTAGGAGACGCTTATCTGAAATGGGTTGTTAGTCGATTTCTTTTCCTAAAATATCCACAGAAACATGAAGGCCAGCTTACTAGGATGAGACAACAAATGGTCAGTAACATGGTATTATATCAGTATGCATTAAGTAAGGGTCTTCAATCATATATCCTAGCAGACCGCTTTGCCCCATCCAGATGGGCAGCTCCTGGGGTGTTGCCTGTCTTTGATGAGGATACAAAGGATGGGGAGTCATCTTTATTTGAGCAGGAGCAATCCATTTCTAAGACTGAAAGGATGGACAACACTGATGTATTTGAGGATGAAATGGAAGATGGTGAGCTTGAGAGTGATTCAAGTTCTTACCGAGTTCTGTCTAGCAAGACACTTGCGGATGTTGTGGAAGCACTGATTGGGGTATATTATGTCGAAGGTGGTAAGAATGCTGCTAACCACCTTATGAAATGGATTGGTATTCACATAGAGATTGATCCCGATGAGATGGAGTGTACAAGAAAGCCATCTGATGTTCCGGACAGCATACTTAGGAGTGTTGATTTTGATGCTTTAGAAGGTGCTCTAAATATTAGGTTTAAAGACAAGGGACTGCTGATAGAATCCATAACTCATGCCTCCAGACCATCTTCAGGAGTATCCTGTTATCAGCGGTTGGAGTTTGTTGGTGATGCTGTCTTGGATCATCTTATAACCAGGCACTTGTTTTTCTCGTACACAGATCTGCCACCAGGACGTCTGACTGACCTTCGTGCTGCTGCTGTAAACAATGAAAATTTTGCACGTGTTGCAGTTAAACACAATCTTCACATGCATTTGCGACATGGGTCCAGTGCCCTAGAAAAACag ATTAAAGAATTTGTGAAGGAAGTTCAAAATGAATTGTCAAAACCAGGGTTTAACTCGTTTGGTCTTGGAGACTGCAAAGCTCCTAAGGTCCTTGGTGACATCGTTGAATCTATTGCTGGTGCCATTTTTCTTGACAGTGGGAGGAATACTGCTGTTGTTTGGAAG GTTTTTCAGCCTCTTTTGCATCCTATGGTTACCCCAGAGACTTTGCCAATGCATCCTGTGCGTGAGCTGCAAGAGCGATGCCAGCAGCAGGCCGAAGGCTTGGAGTATAGAGCAAGTCGTGTTGGCAATTTGGCCACTGTTGAAGTATTCATTGATGGGGTACAAGTAGGGGCTGCTCAAAATCCACAGAAAAAAATGGCACAGAAATTAGCTGCCAGAAATGCTCTTGCAGCTTTGAAAGAGAAGGAAGTGGAGAaaattcaggagaagaatgatgAGAATGAGACAAAGAATGGGAACCAGACATTTACTAGACAGACATTAAATGACATCTGTTTGCGAAGAAATTGGCCTATGCCATTCTACCG GTGTGTGAGTGAGGGTGGTCCTGCACATGCAAAGAGGTTTACCTTCGCAGTGCGCGTCAATACTACTGATAAAGGTTGGACTGATGAATGTATTGGAGAGCCAATGCCAAGCGTCAAGAAGGCCAAAGACTCAGCTGCTGTTCTTCTCTTAGAACTTATAAACAAATTATACTCTTGA
- the LOC101502852 gene encoding uncharacterized protein, giving the protein MMELMQGLKGYSGDSREEEEEEEEIIAITGEESRLQLEKLQQQQQQEEDVGNEQQQEEEEEEVDMMELRLGGSKSKCREEEEEEEEEIIVEKEHMFDKVVTPSDVGKLNRLVIPKQHAEKYFPLDSSSNEKGLLLNFEDRNGKMWRFRYSYWNSSQSYVMTKGWSRFVKEKKLEAGDIVSFHRGRAQLYRHRLYIDWRPRSNSHSHSHSHYHHPLLPPNYQYQYQYQYPYPNSNTSLITVPFYLPPHHYSSSSRSLYSSHPPPNYATLPPNYQHLNNTNNFYTLQPQPHRNHYPAPAPPDQFYYLTSPSTTGQQQGNNNNNMIIDSVPVAHHHRGGGNTGGKRLRLFGVNMECGASSSSSSAAAHVSTTTMSGSGDERGETSVLFDLDPSNSQYRHQRN; this is encoded by the exons ATGATGGAGTTGATGCAAGGATTGAAAGGGTATTCTGGGGATAGCAGggaagaagaggaagaggaagaagaaataaTCGCAATCACAGGAGAAGAAAGCA GGTTACAGTTAGAGAAGttgcagcagcagcagcagcaggaAGAAGATGTGGGAAATGAGCAGCAGCAAGAGGAAGAGGAGGAGGAGGTAGATATGATGGAGTTGAGACTGGGAGGGAGCAAGAGCAAGTGCagggaggaggaggaggaagaagaagaagaaataataGTGGAGAAAGAGCACATGTTTGACAAAGTGGTGACGCCGAGTGACGTAGGGAAACTGAACAGACTTGTGATACCAAAGCAGCACGCAGAAAAGTACTTTCCACTGGATTCTTCATCGAACGAGAAAGGTCTACTTCTGAATTTCGAAGATCGGAATGGGAAGATGTGGAGGTTTAGGTATTCTTATTGGAATAGTAGCCAAAGTTATGTGATGACAAAAGGATGGAGCCGTTTTGTTAAGGAGAAGAAATTGGAAGCAGGTGACATTGTTTCATTCCACCGTGGGCGTGCTCAATTGTACAGACATAGGTTGTACATAGATTGGAGGCCAAGGTCTAACTCACACTCACACTCACACTCTCACTATCATCATCCACTTCTCCCTCCAAActatcaatatcaatatcaatatcaatatccATATCCAAATTCCAATACCTCGCTCATCACAGTTCCTTTCTATCTTCCACCGCATCACTACTCATCATCTTCAAGATCATTATACTCTTCCCACCCTCCTCCTAATTACGCCACGCTTCCTCCTAATTATCAACATCTCAACAACACTAATAATTTCTATACCCTTCAACCCCAACCACACCGCAACCACTACCCTGCACCTGCTCCTCCCGATCAATTCTACTATCTGACGTCACCATCAACAACGGGGCAACAACAagggaataataataataatatgataattGATTCTGTACCGGTTGCTCATCACCACCGCGGTGGCGGCAATACAGGAGGAAAACGGTTGAGGCTATTTGGGGTGAACatggaatgtggcgcatcatcgtcatcatcttcagcagcAGCACACGTGTCAACAACAACAATGTCTGGGTCTGGAGATGAGAGAGGGGAAACTTCAGTGCTGTTTGATTTGGATCCCTCAAATTCGCAGTATCGCCACCAAAGAAACTAA